TTTTTAGCTGAGAAACTCAACATAGACTCACAGAGAATATTAAAACTCACCATCAGAAAGCTAGGACATGTGAGCCAAAGATTTCGATTTAATGTTTATTAGGAAACAAAGGCATCACCATGGTCATGACAATATTTCATCTCAGGACATTCTTCAAGGCCTGCTTCACATCTTTATTCCTCAGACTGTAGATCAATGGATTAAGTACCGGACTCACAAAGGTGTAAAAGACAGCTATTATTTTAGATTCCTCAACAGTCTTATCTGTTGGTGATCTTATATACATGCAAAAGAGAGTCCCATAAAACAGGGTGACAGCCATCATATGGGAACCACAGGTGGAGAATGCCTTGTGCCTTCCCTCTGCTGATTTGATCCGGAGGATGGCAGCAAGAATGAAGGCATAGGACACCAAGACGATGGTGAGGGAGCTGGAGAGGTTGAAGCCAGCAGATATGAACATGGCATGCTCTTTGATATAAGTATCAGGACAAGAAAGCTTAATGAGCAGCGGGTCAGCACAGTAGAAGTGGTTGATGACATTGGATCTACAGAAGGTCAGGCGGAAGGTCAGGATGGCCTGGAAGAGTCCATCTGAGAAGCCATAGACATAGGGAAATGTGGCCAAGCAGATGCAAACTCTCCTGGACGTTTTCACACTGTAGCGCAGAGGGTCACATATGGCCACATAGCGGTCATAGGCCATTGCTGCCAGCATGTAAAACTCAGTGAGTAGAAGGGCAATGAAAATGTAGCACTGTGTAAAGCAACCAGCAAAGGAAATGGTCTTCTCAGATACGATATTAGTCAACATCTGCGGGGTTGCATTTGATGTATAGCACAAATCCACAAAGGCTAAGTTAGtgaggaagaagtacatgggcGTGTGAAGGCGAGAGTCCAGTCTCATTAACATTATCATGCCCAGGTTGCCTAGCAGGGTGACGAGGTAAACAACCAGAAACAGCACAAAAAGCAGAGGCTGGAGTTCCGGGCAATCTGTGAGCCCAAGTAAAATGAATTCTGTGATTGCACTGCCATTTGTGTTGGACATTTCCTGACAGTTTGCTCTTCAAGCTATGGAAATAAAGCCAATATAAACAAATGCACATACCATGTTAATGTTCATTTGAATTagtttttctccacatcttcatatATCATCGAAAGTTATCTATTTCTGGGTACTACCATAAACTTTGGTCTTGGTAATTATGGTAGACTTACTATAATTTTGTAAGTCTACAATGTCATTATATCATTTGCCTAGGCATTACATTACTAATATATTCTTTCTCTACacctatagatatatctatacctacacctgtatctatctatccatcatctatctatctgtctgtctatctatctatctatctatctatctatctatctatctatctatctatatgacTGAGCTACATCTCTTCTATCTTCCTGTACTTTTTTAAACCTAATTCTATTCATGCTACATGACCCACTTTAAAGGCCACTTCTTTGTGAAGCATTTCTCATCCATTTCTCCTAATACGTGTCACTGAATTATCTCTTCTTTATTTCCAGAGTATTCTATATTtctctaatttattatttagcCCCCATtgtatcattataaaatatatactttctcATCACATAATGGTGTTGAGAGCAGGGACAAAGtgaagttcattttttaattatacttctcaacacatatttttatactaaattttcttaaaatgcaaAAAGGAGAGCATGTAAGAATGAATGACTTGCAATTTTTACTCACAGATTTATCTCCATGTAGACTTGCGTGATGTCATGTTCTCAGGAGAATTAAGTGATTATTGAAACTTAGTGTAGAAGCAATTCTTGGGAAGCTTGTTTATTAGCCCATATCACAGGTTTTTGCAGAAATTCTTATGTGGGGTACTGGAATCTTCATCTCTAATGATTATCTGTAGGATTCTAATGCAAGTGTTCCAAGATCATAGCTCAAAATGCACAGTCAGAATGGCTCGATAAACATATgccaaataaatgaacaaagaactgtgaaataaaataaattttcatatagTATCTTGAGGATGTTTAGAGCAATGACTTAATgtgtttagaaagaaaataaattaatattttcagagTTGGTATTTAATCTTTTAATCACAACTTGTATCTAACAAGAGGTATTACAAATCCTTTTGGCTTTTTACCTCTCTTCACATCAGAATCTTTGCTaattcacattttcctttctttcgagaagtttttaatttttgcccaTTCTTTCATACTTGAAATTTTTATTACAGGCTTCTCAATTCTTGTCTCATCTCAAAATGCGTCACCTCATTTATTTTACTGTAAGTTTTAGAATGCCTATAATCAAAACTCTGTCTTGCTGTTACTATTGAGAAAAGCAACGTACAAAAAGGTTAAATAATTGAACCGAGGTCACACTACTAGTGTATACAATCTGAGAATCTGAGGTAAGAActgaaaattatgtattttaaaaacttcctTTATTAGCTGCTGCTGCAATACATATCACCTTTCTAAAGCTAAACTGTttcataaaattgtatgtatagaCCTGGAAGGCCTTGAGATATATGATGATAAGGAACTGCTAGGGACACAGATAGTCATGGCATTCTTACATAGTGCACCATGATAAACAGGATTGTGCCAGACACATTCTCCTTACACTTAGGCATGTTCTACTATGTGACTGACTTGTGCCCTCGAGTACCTGTATGTGATATATCTAAGAAATGTCAAGTAGAAGCTATGACATATCTTGATGTTAGGAGCTGGTTAGGAGCCCTGGATTACAGAGTAACTTCAGTAATTTAAAAGCTTTGCAACTGAACGAATCACTGTGTTTTCCCATgtgtaaatggaaataataatatttatctttcctCTTCTCATGTCATTTTGGGCATCAAAATAGATATTCGTGAAACAAGTATTTACTGATACTCAACATTTTGTGTGATTGGGCACTATAGATGCAGAAGCGAACAAACCTTTCaaaaatttctgctttttttggttttccCATTCTAGTGGACAGAGAGAGCTATtatttcaagtaaataaataatattcaaataactgttgtggagaaaaataaaggaaatacagTTTTGGGGAAAGGAAAGTCAAGGAAGACCTCATTAAAAAAGTAATGTTTGGCCAGGCaggatggctcatgcttgtaattcgagcactttgggaggctgaggtgggtgggtcacctgaggtcagaagttcaagaccag
This genomic window from Pan troglodytes isolate AG18354 chromosome 9, NHGRI_mPanTro3-v2.0_pri, whole genome shotgun sequence contains:
- the OR5M11 gene encoding olfactory receptor 5M11 — encoded protein: MSNTNGSAITEFILLGLTDCPELQPLLFVLFLVVYLVTLLGNLGMIMLMRLDSRLHTPMYFFLTNLAFVDLCYTSNATPQMLTNIVSEKTISFAGCFTQCYIFIALLLTEFYMLAAMAYDRYVAICDPLRYSVKTSRRVCICLATFPYVYGFSDGLFQAILTFRLTFCRSNVINHFYCADPLLIKLSCPDTYIKEHAMFISAGFNLSSSLTIVLVSYAFILAAILRIKSAEGRHKAFSTCGSHMMAVTLFYGTLFCMYIRSPTDKTVEESKIIAVFYTFVSPVLNPLIYSLRNKDVKQALKNVLR